The proteins below are encoded in one region of Streptomyces marianii:
- a CDS encoding ABC transporter substrate-binding protein, with protein sequence MPIFKSRAVRVITAAVAVGLVATGCASERGKGGDKGGDKDTFVFGAPGDPGSLDPALASDGETFRVTRQAFEALLEHKSGGSELVGGLAEKWSSNPEGTVWTFNLRKGVKFHDGEAFNAAAVCANYDHWYNWTGTYQLDAVSYYWRKIMGGFAKNEDPEAPKANYKSCTAKDDSTAVIEVNEPSANLPGGFSLQALAIHSPKALEEYKKQQATSKGDAITYPKYSQEAGTVAGTGPYRITKWNKGNKEVSLERFDDYWGDKAKVKNLVFRTIDTEDGRRQALQAGDIDGYDLVAPADIKTLESAGFTVPTRDVFNLFYLGMTQEKNPALKKPEVRQAIAHAIDRENIVKTQLPEGGKVATQFMPDTVAGFSENVKKYPFDTAKAKSLLAGAKEEKLSVEFCYPTEVTRPYMPAPQDIFELMKADLGKAGINVTPKPMKWAPDYLDATEAGSCDLHMLGWTGDFNDGFNFIGTWFAKKDKQWGFDDAKVFDSVNAASKEADPAKRVDAYKKANETIMEYLPGLPISSSPPAIAFGKNVNPPNVSPLTQENFAEVSFK encoded by the coding sequence ATGCCAATATTCAAGTCCAGAGCCGTGAGAGTGATCACCGCGGCCGTCGCGGTCGGCCTCGTCGCCACCGGCTGTGCGAGTGAGCGCGGCAAGGGCGGCGACAAGGGCGGCGACAAGGACACCTTCGTCTTCGGTGCCCCGGGTGACCCGGGCTCCCTGGACCCGGCCCTCGCGAGCGACGGCGAGACCTTCCGCGTCACCCGTCAGGCGTTCGAGGCGCTGCTCGAGCACAAGTCCGGTGGCAGTGAACTCGTCGGTGGTCTCGCCGAGAAGTGGTCCAGCAACCCGGAGGGCACGGTCTGGACGTTCAACCTGCGCAAGGGCGTCAAGTTCCACGACGGCGAGGCGTTCAACGCCGCCGCGGTGTGCGCCAACTACGACCACTGGTACAACTGGACGGGCACGTACCAGTTGGACGCCGTGTCGTACTACTGGCGGAAGATCATGGGCGGGTTCGCGAAGAACGAGGACCCCGAGGCTCCGAAGGCGAACTACAAGTCCTGCACCGCGAAGGACGACAGCACGGCGGTCATCGAGGTCAACGAGCCCTCGGCCAACCTGCCCGGTGGCTTCTCCCTCCAGGCCCTCGCGATCCACTCCCCGAAGGCGCTCGAGGAGTACAAGAAGCAGCAGGCGACCTCCAAGGGTGACGCCATCACCTACCCCAAGTACAGCCAGGAGGCCGGCACGGTCGCCGGAACCGGCCCGTACAGGATCACGAAGTGGAACAAGGGCAACAAGGAAGTCTCCCTCGAGCGCTTCGACGACTACTGGGGTGACAAGGCCAAGGTGAAGAACCTGGTCTTCCGTACGATCGACACCGAGGACGGCCGGCGTCAGGCGCTGCAGGCCGGTGACATCGACGGCTACGACCTGGTCGCGCCCGCCGACATCAAGACCCTCGAGAGCGCCGGTTTCACGGTGCCGACCCGTGACGTCTTCAACCTCTTCTACCTCGGCATGACCCAGGAGAAGAACCCGGCGCTGAAGAAGCCCGAGGTGCGGCAGGCGATCGCGCACGCCATCGACCGGGAGAACATCGTCAAGACCCAGCTCCCCGAGGGCGGCAAGGTCGCGACCCAGTTCATGCCGGACACGGTCGCCGGCTTCTCGGAGAACGTGAAGAAGTACCCCTTCGACACGGCGAAGGCCAAGTCGCTGCTGGCCGGCGCCAAGGAGGAGAAGCTCTCGGTCGAGTTCTGCTACCCGACCGAGGTCACCCGCCCGTACATGCCTGCTCCGCAGGACATCTTCGAGCTGATGAAGGCCGACCTGGGGAAGGCCGGCATCAACGTCACCCCGAAGCCGATGAAGTGGGCCCCGGACTACCTGGACGCCACCGAGGCCGGTTCCTGCGACCTGCACATGCTGGGCTGGACCGGTGACTTCAACGATGGTTTCAACTTCATCGGGACCTGGTTCGCGAAGAAGGACAAGCAGTGGGGCTTCGACGACGCGAAGGTCTTCGACTCCGTGAACGCCGCGTCGAAGGAGGCGGACCCCGCCAAGCGCGTGGACGCGTACAAGAAGGCCAATGAGACGATCATGGAGTACCTGCCGGGGCTCCCGATCTCGTCCTCGCCGCCGGCCATCGCCTTCGGCAAGAACGTCAACCCGCCGAACGTCTCCCCGCTGACGCAGGAGAACTTCGCCGAGGTCTCGTTCAAGTAG
- a CDS encoding enhanced serine sensitivity protein SseB C-terminal domain-containing protein yields MSASGTAAAGQVEHMLRQVTPGRYDAYEALLQALADGRVWMLLWHGQAGSPDAQYGNMEVDGLGYAPCVTSAQELSASGWSRAHEMVAGADIARALYPDRWGIWLNPHAPGGGVGVPWPDLRRIATGLDRMPAGPLRLTEPAIEIPQFYALLTQNAHRTPAVRSLRRAWVQPSLGAPYLAVGLDLYDTGQQSVESVRAMMQQSIAAVPDGLPVSTVAMSDEYDPVAMWLRANTRPFYDREAHAGPPRQSGYGYPPAQFPR; encoded by the coding sequence GTGAGTGCGTCAGGCACCGCGGCGGCCGGGCAGGTCGAGCACATGCTGCGCCAGGTGACGCCCGGGCGCTACGACGCGTACGAGGCGCTGCTGCAGGCACTCGCCGACGGCCGGGTGTGGATGCTCCTCTGGCACGGCCAGGCCGGATCCCCCGACGCCCAGTACGGGAACATGGAGGTGGACGGCCTCGGATACGCGCCCTGCGTCACCTCCGCGCAGGAGCTCTCCGCCTCCGGCTGGAGCAGGGCCCACGAGATGGTCGCCGGCGCCGACATCGCCCGCGCCCTCTACCCCGACCGCTGGGGCATCTGGCTCAACCCGCACGCGCCGGGCGGCGGCGTCGGTGTTCCCTGGCCCGATCTGCGCCGGATCGCCACCGGACTCGACCGGATGCCCGCCGGTCCGCTGCGCCTGACGGAACCGGCCATCGAGATCCCCCAGTTCTACGCCCTGCTCACGCAGAACGCGCACCGCACCCCCGCCGTCCGCTCCCTGCGCAGAGCCTGGGTGCAGCCGTCGCTCGGCGCCCCCTACCTCGCCGTCGGCCTCGACCTGTACGACACGGGCCAGCAGTCCGTGGAGTCGGTGCGCGCCATGATGCAGCAGTCGATCGCCGCCGTTCCGGACGGCCTTCCGGTGTCGACCGTCGCCATGTCGGACGAGTACGACCCGGTCGCCATGTGGCTCCGGGCCAACACCCGCCCGTTCTACGACCGGGAGGCCCACGCCGGTCCTCCCCGGCAGTCCGGCTACGGGTACCCTCCCGCCCAGTTCCCCCGCTGA
- a CDS encoding enhanced serine sensitivity protein SseB, with the protein MDATWPANELEEVLAASVGNPSAGGRIVEVLGRSAVWVPLPRGGGPDSTDLDLPTIGIDGAPYVPVFSSREQFRLGAGDHMSGTVAPAVEFARGLPPQLGIAVNPGGAVGVPLPPPAVAELCRAGRTPLGDTSQAGDAASGGRVRLFEPDWQEEPVDFLAAAAGEFESTRVVQTARRILASIEGGPPVLFVGVQLSAFDGPDRTAPMDALGRALGRVAVRWPVNLVLLDIAQDPVGDWMLTRVRPFYTRQYA; encoded by the coding sequence GTGGACGCGACATGGCCCGCCAATGAGCTCGAAGAGGTGCTGGCCGCTTCGGTCGGGAACCCCTCGGCCGGGGGGCGGATCGTGGAGGTGCTCGGGCGGAGCGCCGTGTGGGTGCCGCTGCCCAGGGGCGGCGGGCCCGACAGCACCGACCTCGACCTGCCGACGATCGGGATCGACGGCGCCCCGTACGTCCCGGTCTTCAGCTCCCGGGAGCAGTTCCGCCTCGGCGCGGGCGACCACATGTCCGGCACGGTCGCACCCGCGGTCGAGTTCGCCCGGGGCCTGCCCCCGCAGCTCGGCATCGCCGTGAACCCGGGCGGCGCCGTCGGCGTACCGCTGCCCCCGCCCGCCGTCGCCGAGCTGTGCCGCGCGGGCCGCACGCCGCTCGGGGACACCTCCCAGGCCGGAGACGCGGCGAGCGGCGGCCGGGTCCGGCTCTTCGAGCCCGACTGGCAGGAGGAGCCGGTCGACTTCCTCGCCGCCGCGGCCGGCGAGTTCGAGTCGACCCGCGTCGTCCAGACCGCCCGCCGGATCCTGGCCAGCATCGAGGGCGGCCCACCGGTCCTGTTCGTCGGCGTCCAGCTCTCCGCCTTCGACGGCCCCGACCGGACCGCCCCCATGGACGCGCTCGGCCGTGCACTCGGCCGGGTCGCCGTGCGGTGGCCGGTCAACCTGGTCCTGCTGGACATCGCCCAGGACCCCGTAGGCGACTGGATGCTGACCCGGGTCCGGCCCTTCTACACCCGCCAGTACGCGTAG
- a CDS encoding AAA family ATPase, whose translation MTLQQSGAYPATAGVPARPRVPARAAGATRRGLPIGLTTAQPVVRDLREREGCDTRALVFRRGDVVVISGLPGSGKSTLIRRAAEGGGIDSQDARDRWDRRMPSALPYAAYRPLVRFAHYAGLRRALRSGESVVVHDCGTQSWVRRWLAREARRRGRDLHLLLLDVTPETARAGQRERGRGVSGYAFTRHRRAVSRLLRVAERGHLPKGCASATLLDRAAASALTRIGFTDGS comes from the coding sequence ATGACGTTGCAGCAGTCCGGCGCCTATCCGGCGACCGCAGGGGTACCCGCCCGGCCCCGAGTCCCCGCGCGAGCCGCCGGGGCCACCCGGCGCGGCCTGCCGATCGGCCTCACCACGGCCCAGCCCGTCGTGCGTGACCTGCGGGAACGCGAGGGGTGCGATACGCGTGCCCTGGTGTTCCGCCGCGGCGACGTGGTCGTGATCTCCGGGCTGCCCGGCAGCGGCAAGTCCACGCTCATCCGGCGGGCGGCCGAAGGCGGCGGGATCGACTCCCAGGACGCCCGGGACCGCTGGGACCGGCGGATGCCCAGTGCCCTGCCGTACGCCGCCTACCGCCCGCTCGTCCGGTTCGCGCACTACGCGGGGCTGCGGCGGGCGCTGCGCTCCGGCGAGAGCGTGGTCGTGCACGACTGCGGCACGCAGTCGTGGGTCCGGCGCTGGCTGGCCCGCGAGGCCCGCAGACGGGGGCGCGACCTCCATCTGCTGCTGCTGGACGTCACCCCCGAGACCGCCCGTGCGGGCCAGCGGGAGCGCGGCCGCGGCGTCTCCGGCTACGCCTTCACCCGCCACCGCCGAGCGGTCTCCCGCCTCCTCCGCGTGGCCGAACGCGGCCACCTCCCCAAGGGCTGCGCCTCCGCGACCCTCCTCGACCGCGCGGCGGCCTCCGCGCTCACCCGGATCGGCTTCACCGACGGGTCCTGA
- the gcvT gene encoding glycine cleavage system aminomethyltransferase GcvT: protein MSNAPRLTALDALHRSLGATMTDFAGWDMPLRYASERDEHNAVRSKAGLFDLSHMGEITVTGPQAAALLDYALVGNIGGVATGRARYTMICREDGGILDDLIVYRLGDTEYMVVANASNAQIVLDALTERAEGFDAAVRDDRDAYALIAVQGPESPGILKSLTDADLDGLKYYAGLPGTVAGVPALIARTGYTGEDGFELFVEPRHAETLWRALTEAGAPAGLVPCGLSCRDTLRLEAGMPLYGHELTTSLTPFDAGLGRVVKFEKEGDFVGRKALEAAAERAATNPPRKLVGLVAQGRRVPRAGMAVVAGGQVVGEVTSGAPSPTLGKPLAIAYVDAALATPGTEGVGVDIRGTHEPYEVVALPFYKRQK, encoded by the coding sequence ATGAGCAACGCCCCCCGTCTCACCGCCCTCGATGCCCTGCATCGCTCGCTGGGCGCGACCATGACCGATTTCGCCGGCTGGGACATGCCGCTGCGCTACGCGAGTGAGCGCGACGAGCACAACGCCGTCCGCTCGAAGGCCGGTCTCTTCGACCTCTCCCACATGGGCGAGATCACCGTGACCGGGCCGCAGGCCGCCGCCCTGCTGGACTACGCGCTGGTCGGCAACATCGGCGGCGTCGCCACCGGCCGCGCCCGCTACACCATGATCTGCCGGGAGGACGGCGGCATCCTCGACGACCTGATCGTGTACCGCCTCGGCGACACGGAGTACATGGTCGTCGCCAACGCCTCCAACGCGCAGATCGTCCTGGACGCCCTCACCGAGCGTGCCGAGGGCTTCGACGCGGCTGTACGCGACGACCGGGACGCATATGCGCTGATCGCCGTACAGGGGCCCGAGTCGCCCGGCATCCTCAAGTCGCTCACCGACGCCGACCTGGACGGACTGAAGTACTACGCCGGCCTCCCCGGCACCGTCGCCGGCGTCCCGGCGCTGATCGCGCGTACCGGCTACACCGGCGAGGACGGTTTCGAACTGTTCGTCGAGCCGCGGCACGCGGAGACGCTGTGGCGGGCGCTGACCGAGGCCGGCGCCCCGGCCGGTCTCGTGCCGTGCGGCCTGTCCTGCCGTGACACGCTGCGCCTGGAGGCGGGCATGCCCCTGTACGGGCACGAGCTGACCACGTCGCTCACCCCCTTCGACGCCGGTCTCGGCCGGGTCGTGAAATTCGAGAAGGAGGGCGACTTCGTCGGCCGCAAGGCCCTGGAGGCCGCCGCCGAGCGTGCCGCCACGAACCCGCCGCGCAAGCTGGTCGGCCTGGTCGCCCAGGGCCGCCGGGTGCCGCGGGCCGGGATGGCCGTGGTCGCAGGCGGCCAGGTCGTCGGCGAGGTCACCTCCGGCGCGCCGTCGCCGACCCTCGGCAAGCCGCTCGCCATCGCCTACGTGGACGCCGCGCTCGCCACGCCCGGAACCGAGGGCGTGGGCGTGGACATCCGCGGTACTCATGAGCCGTACGAGGTCGTGGCGCTCCCCTTCTACAAGCGCCAGAAGTAG
- the gcvH gene encoding glycine cleavage system protein GcvH, with protein sequence MSNPQQLRYSKEHEWLSAAEDGVSTVGITEHAANALGDVVYVQLPEVGDTVTAGETCGELESTKSVSDLYSPVTGEVVEANQDVVDDPSLVNSAPFEGGWLFKVRVAEEPEDLLSAAEYTDFAS encoded by the coding sequence ATGAGCAACCCCCAGCAGCTGCGCTACAGCAAGGAGCACGAGTGGCTGTCGGCCGCCGAGGACGGCGTCTCGACGGTCGGCATCACGGAGCACGCGGCGAACGCCCTCGGCGACGTCGTGTACGTCCAGCTCCCGGAGGTCGGTGACACGGTGACCGCGGGCGAGACCTGCGGCGAACTGGAGTCGACCAAGTCGGTGAGCGACCTGTACTCCCCGGTGACGGGTGAGGTCGTCGAGGCCAACCAGGACGTCGTGGACGACCCGTCGCTGGTGAACTCCGCCCCGTTCGAGGGCGGCTGGCTGTTCAAGGTGCGGGTCGCGGAGGAGCCGGAGGACCTGCTCTCCGCCGCCGAGTACACCGATTTCGCCAGCTGA
- the glyA gene encoding serine hydroxymethyltransferase, protein MSLLNTPLHELDPDVAAAVDAELHRQQSTLEMIASENFAPVAVMEAQGSVLTNKYAEGYPGRRYYGGCEHVDVVEQIAIDRIKELFGAEHANVQPHSGAQANAAAMFALLKPGDTIMGLNLAHGGHLTHGMKINFSGKLYNVVAYHVDDATGQVDMAEVERLAKESKPKLIVAGWSAYPRQLDFAAFRRIADEVGAYLMVDMAHFAGLVAAGLHPNPVPHAHVVTTTTHKTLGGPRGGVILSTAELAKKINSAVFPGQQGGPLEHVIAAKAVSFKVAASEEFKERQERTLEGAKIIAERLVQDDVKQAGVSVLSGGTDVHLVLVDLRHSELDGQQAEDRLHEVGITVNRNAIPNDPRPPMVTSGLRIGTPALATRGFQAEDFREVADIIAEVLKPSYDADVLGGRVSALAAKHPLYPGL, encoded by the coding sequence ATGTCGCTTCTCAACACCCCTCTCCACGAGCTCGACCCGGACGTGGCCGCCGCCGTCGACGCCGAGCTCCACCGTCAGCAGTCCACCCTGGAGATGATCGCGTCGGAGAACTTCGCTCCGGTCGCGGTCATGGAGGCCCAGGGCTCCGTCCTCACCAACAAGTACGCCGAGGGCTACCCCGGCCGCCGCTACTACGGCGGCTGCGAGCACGTCGATGTCGTCGAGCAGATCGCCATCGACCGCATCAAGGAGCTGTTCGGCGCCGAGCACGCGAACGTGCAGCCGCACTCGGGCGCCCAGGCCAACGCGGCGGCGATGTTCGCCCTGCTGAAGCCGGGCGACACGATCATGGGCCTGAACCTCGCGCACGGCGGGCACCTGACCCACGGCATGAAGATCAACTTCTCCGGCAAGCTCTACAACGTGGTCGCCTACCACGTGGACGACGCCACCGGACAGGTCGACATGGCCGAGGTCGAGCGGCTCGCCAAGGAGTCCAAGCCGAAGCTGATCGTGGCCGGCTGGTCGGCGTACCCGCGTCAGCTGGACTTCGCCGCGTTCCGCCGGATCGCGGACGAGGTCGGCGCGTACCTGATGGTCGACATGGCCCACTTCGCGGGTCTGGTCGCCGCAGGGCTGCACCCGAACCCGGTGCCGCACGCCCATGTCGTGACCACCACCACCCACAAGACGCTGGGCGGCCCGCGCGGCGGTGTGATCCTCTCCACGGCGGAGCTCGCCAAGAAGATCAACTCCGCGGTCTTCCCCGGTCAGCAGGGCGGCCCGCTGGAGCACGTGATCGCCGCCAAGGCGGTGTCCTTCAAGGTCGCGGCCTCGGAGGAGTTCAAGGAGCGCCAGGAGCGCACCCTGGAAGGCGCGAAGATCATCGCGGAGCGCCTGGTGCAGGACGACGTCAAGCAGGCGGGTGTCTCCGTGCTGTCCGGCGGCACGGACGTGCACCTGGTGCTGGTGGACCTGCGGCACTCGGAGCTGGACGGCCAGCAGGCCGAGGACCGGCTCCACGAGGTCGGCATCACCGTCAACCGCAACGCGATCCCGAACGACCCCCGCCCGCCGATGGTCACCTCGGGTCTGCGGATCGGCACGCCGGCACTGGCCACCCGCGGCTTCCAGGCCGAGGACTTCCGTGAGGTCGCCGACATCATCGCCGAGGTGCTCAAGCCCTCGTACGATGCGGACGTCCTCGGGGGCCGCGTCTCGGCGCTCGCCGCGAAGCACCCGCTCTACCCTGGTCTGTAA